In the genome of Sphingomonas alpina, the window TCACGCCATTCGACTGATTGACGTCGGCAATGGTGATTTTCGCCATGCCGCCCTTGGCATCCTTGATGGCCCATCCGTGACCGGATTTCATGAAGCTGAGCGTGCCGCCCTGCACCGTGGCATAGGTCGCAACGCCGTTATGTGCCTTGGCGTTGGCGGCAATCATTGCTGCGCTGATCTTGCCGGGCACGACATGGTAGGTCAGGATATTGGTCAGCGTCCCCTTGCTCTCGGGCTTGATCAACGTTTCGACCGTGCCCGCCGGCAGCTTCGCGAATGCGGCATTGGTCGGCGCGAAGACGGTGAAGGGTCCAGGCCCTGACAAGGTTTCCACCAGGCCGGCGGCCTTGACCGCGGCAACCAGCGTCGTGTGATCTTTCGAATTGACGGCATTCTCTACGATGTTTTTGGTCGGATACATTGCGGCACCGCCGACCATCGGGTTCTTCGGACTGGCGAGCGCGGCACCGCCGGCGACCAGGGCCACGGCAATGATCGACGCGCGGAATATGGGGGTCATGAGCTACTCTCCTGCTGAGTCCGAATCCGGACATTGTTGGAGGTACGAGGCGCCCTAGCCTTTAGATGCAGCGGCACGTGAACGCGGAACCGTTTAAGCACTGCGCGTTTGATCCGACCCGCCCATGCCGAATGGGCATCGCCTGGGCGAAGTCATATCGAGAGATCGCAAGAACGATATTGGTGCGGAGCCCCCATTGCCTATCGGTACGACCGATGCTCCAAAAATCATTGACTGTCCCGCCTGGAGCGGGTCAAGGTCACCTGTTTTTAACTTAAGTATATGATATATAATATATATGAGCCATCGCTCAGGCGACGGCGAGAAAAGATATGCGACATTACTGGTGTCCCATATCTCTCACAGCTAGGGTACCGCAGGCGATTCAACCATATCACAAGCTCAGCTAGGTCACCGCTTGTCGGACTATACCGGCGCGCTCTTTCTTGGTGTCGAAGAACGCCATCGCTGCCGGGCTATCAGCGCAAAGCCCCGCATGACATCCGCCGCCATGCGGACGTTTGATCGTGCGTTCGATGCTTTAAATCTGCGGCCGTCAAACCTGTGACAGGACGCCCTTTGCAACCACTGGTCCGGTCGGCGAGCCGCTCGGCGAGCCGCCCACCGGTTCGAGCGAGACCGCCAGTGTCGCGCCCGCCACGAGCCGCACGCGATTGTCGCCGGTGACCGTGAAGGTCGAACCGCCACTGACATGCAGTAATCCAAGCGAGTGCGGCACGCCGTCTCCCGCGATCACCCATAGCTCGGCACTGCGATTGGCGTCGGCGAGCATGGACTCGGTCAGGCGCAAGCCCCCCGAGACCGGATCATAGACCGCAGTCACCGGTTTCCCTTCGGCCGATGGATCGATCGAGGCGACCAGCATCCGCGCCGGTGCCGTGGCGACTGGCTGTTGCTTGGGCGGCACGGCGGTCGGCACTGGCGGCGCGGGCCGGATCAGCACGACCAGCAACAGGCCAGCGGCGATCAGGCTCGATGCCACCGCGATCCCCGGCCACAACCGGCCAGTACGCTGCAGCGCCGTCAGGCGCGGTGCGGCAGGTCCATCCAGCGTCTGGTCGAGACGCGCCATCACGCCCGGCGGCGCGGTGACTTCCGGCCAGATATCGAACAATTGCCCGAGATGCTGGCGCCAGCGCTCAACCTCCTGTGCGAAGCCTGGCTCGGCCAATACGCGACGCAGCGCGACCGCACGCTCCTCGCCCTCAAGCAGCCCCAGCGCCAGCTCGGCGGCTGCGACATCGGGGTCATCGCCGATCGGGATCGCATCCTCGCTCACTGTTCCAGGCACTCCCTGAGCTTCATCAGCCCGCGCCGCACCCAGCTCTTCATCGTGCCGAGCGGCACATGCTCGCGCTCGGCCAGGTCGGCATAGGTCACGCCGTCGAAGAACGCCGTGCGGATCGCACCACGCTGCCGCTCCTCGAGCGTATCGAGGCAATGATGCAATCGATGCGCCTCCTGGTCGGCGACCACAATCTCGCTTGCCAATGGTGCCGTATCGACAACCGGCGGTGCTTCGTCGATCGGGGTAGAATGGCGGACTGCCTGCGCGCGGCGCCAGTCGATCGCGCGGTTGCGCGCGATCGTCGACAGCCAGGTGATCGGGCTTGCACGGCTCGGCTCATAGGCGCCCGCCCGCTTCCACACCGTCAGATACACGTCGTGCAAAACATCTTCCGCCGCTTGCCGTTCGCCGCAGATACGGAGGCAGACGCCAAATAGTTTCGCCGATGTCAGCGTGTAGAGATCGCGAAACGCCGCCCGATCCTCATCGCCGGTGCGTACCAGCACCTCGATCAGTCGCGCACGTGCGGGATCCGCCGGCAAAGGTTCCGATTTTTGCTCGATCGCGGCTGAAGGCGAATCCGTCACAGATCAGTTGCTTAGCGCGGCTCGGGGGTGTGGGGCAATCGCCGTCACATGCAGGCAGCTACACCAACGCATAGGCGCGGACCGGGAAAGTCCCCATTGCGCGAATCTTGGGCGGCACCGCCGAAAAGGTGAAGCCGCTCGCCGGCAGTCGATCGAGCCCGGTCATATGCTCGATGATCGGAATGCCGGCACCAAGCAAGACCGTGTGCACCGGACGCGTGCCTCCGGATGTGTCGTCGATATTGAACGAATCGATCCCGACCATGGCGGCGCCGCGGTCCCGTAAATGGATCGCCGCGGTCTCGGTCAGATGGGGATGCCCCTCGAAATATTGATCGGTACGCCAATGCCGGTCCCAGCCCGTGCGGATCAGCACTGCCTTGCCCGCAATGTCATCCGCGGCAAGCGCCATCCAGTCGATCGCACGCCCGGCGGCCCCCGACACGTCGATCATCAGCCCAGGGCAGGCGGCAATGCGATCAAGCGAAAGATCGGCCAGGTCATAACCATCGGCATAGCGATGAAACGGCGTGTCCATATAGGTGCCGGTATTGCCGACCATCTCGATCCGGCCGATCTGGAATTCGGTGCCGGCATCATAGCTGGATCGCGACGCCTCACGCGACAGATGGTCGCAGATCAGCGGTGCCGGAAGCCCCTTGTAAGTGATCATCCCCGCTTCGATGACATGGCTGAGATCGATCCGCAGCGTGCCCGGCGGCTGGTCGATGGCAGCGGCGGCGCCGCGCTTGTGCGATTCATCGATGATCCGCTTGTTGAGGATACGGGTCTCAGCGACCATCAGCAGCCGCAGGTCGCGAATGATATAGGCCGACAGGTCGGCGTCATCGATCTCGTCCCCGGCGATGTCGAGCCGGAACCCCTGGCCCTGAATGCCGCCGCCATTCGAGAAATCGATCTCGAAATCGAAACAGACGCGCTTTTCGGTCACTGCTATCCCTTCTTCCGGATGCGCGCCCGCCGCACGCGTTAGGCCTGTATCTTGGCGCGGTCTGCGTATCCGCTCTATCGGCGATCGTGAAGTATAAGCGATTGTTTATGGCAGGTTGGCTTTTCCGCTGTGGCGTTCCAGCGACGCTTTGCGTAAGAGCCGCCGCATCCGCTTCACCCGCTAGAGGAGCGCGCACCGTTCATGCGCATTGCCATCGCTTCCGATCATGCCGCGTTCGCGCTGAAGGGCATGCTTGCCGCCTGGCTGCGCGACGAAGGGCATGACGTGATCGACCTTGGTCCCGACAGCGATGCGCGGGTCGATTACCCTGATTTCGGCTACAAGCTCGCCGCGGCGGTCGCCAACGGCGATGCCGAGCGCGGCGTGGCGCTGTGCGGGTCGGGCATCGGCATCTCGATCGCAGTCAACCGCAATCCGGCGGTACGCTGCGCGCTGGTCGGCGAACCGCTCTCCGCCGCGCTCGCGCGCGAACATAACGACGCCAATGTCATCGCGCTCGGCGCGCGCCTGACCGGCGAGGACATGGCCAAGGCCTGCATCACCGCTTTCCTGACTACTGGCTTCGCCGGTGGCCGCCACACCGACCGGGTCGCAAAACTCGGCCATCCCCAGCCCGAGGAGCATTCCGCATGAGCACCAATCCGCGCACTCTTAGCGATGTCCAGCCCGATGGCTTCTTCACCCGCGGCCTGGCCGATGCCGACCCGGCGGTGTTTGCCGGGATCGAGCATGAGCTGACCCGCGAACAGACTCAGATCGAGCTGATCGCGTCGGAGAATATCGTCTCCAAGGCAGTGCTGCAGGCGCAGGGCTCGGTCTTCACCAACAAATATGCCGAGGGCTATCCCGGCAAGCGCTATTATCAGGGCTGCCATCCGTCGGACGAAGTCGAGACGCTGGCGATCGAGCGCGCCAAGCAATTGTTCGGCTGCGCCTTTGCCAATGTCCAGCCGCATTCCGGCGCACAGGCCAATGGCGCGGTGATGCTCGCTTTGGTCAAGCCCGGTGAAACGATCATGGGCCTGAGCCTCGATGCCGGCGGCCATCTGACTCACGGCGCCAAGGCGGCGATGTCGGGCAAATGGTTCAACGCCGTGGCATACGGCGTCGATCCGGTCACGCATCTGATCGATTTCGACCAGGTCCGCGCGCTCGCGCAGGAGCATAAGCCGAAGCTGATCATCGCCGGCGGGTCGGCCTATCCGCGCGAAATCGACTTTGCGACCTTCCGCGCGATCGCCGATGAAGTCGGCGCGATCTTCATGGTCGATATGGCGCATTTCGCCGGTCTGGTTGCCGGCGGCGTCCATCCCTCGCCGCTGCCGCATGCTCATGTCGTCACTACCACCACGCACAAGACGCTGCGGGGCCGCGCGGCGGCATGGTACTGACCAACGACGAAGCTATCGCCAAGAAGATCAATTCGGCGGTGTTCCCCGGCCTGCAGGGCGGCCCGCTGATGCATGTCATCGCTGCCAAGGCGGTCGCCTTTGGCGAAGCGCTGCAGCCCGACTTCAAGCTCTATGCCGCCGCGATCATCGAGAATGCCAAGATCCTCGCCGCGACGCTGAAAGAACGCGGCGCGGAGGTCGTCTCGGGCGGGACCGATACGCATCTTGCGCTGATCGACCTGTCGCCGCTTGGCGTGACCGGCAAGGATGCCGACGAAGCGCTCGAGCGTGCCGGCATCACCTGCAACAAGAACGGTATCCCGAACGACCCGCTGCCGCCGACCAAGACCAGCGGCATCCGCGTCGGATCGCCCGCCGGCACCACGCGCGGCTTCGGCCCGGCCGAGTTTCGCGAGATCGGCCATATGGTCGCCGACGTACTCGATGGCCTGCGCAAGAATGGCGAAGCCGGCGATGCGCAAGTCGAGGCCAATGTCCGCGAGCGCGTGCTGACATTGTGTGCGCGCTTCCCGATCTATCCCGAAGGAATGTGAGTTTATGAAGTGCAGGGCGTGCAACGCGACCATCGCCAGAACCGCACGCTTCTGTGCACAATGCGGCGTGACCGTCGCGGAAAGTGCGCCGTCGGCCAGACCGGACCTGCCGCATGTCTCGGACGGCGCGGCCGATGACGATATCCGTGCCGCGCGCGCCTTTGCCGCCGATGCACGGGCTCGCCATGCGCAGCCGGGCACGCTCGGCGCCAGCATGGCCAGGGGTGCGGCGATCGGTGCGGTCGTCGCCCTGCCCGTGCCGCTGATCGGCCCGCTGGCCGGGGCAATGGTCGGCGCCGGTGTCGCCGCGTTCCAGAAACTGACGAAGGACTGATTTTTTGCGTTGCCCATTCTGTGGACATGAAGACAGCCAGGTAAAGGACAGCCGTCCGACCGAAGATGGTGCGGCGATCCGTCGTCGGCGCCAGTGCGAGGGGTGCGCGGCGCGCTTCACCACCTTCGAACGCATCCAGCTGCGCGAACTCTATGTGCTGAAAAGCGAGGACAAGCGCGAACCGTTCGACCGCGAAAAGCTGCTGCGCTCGGTCTCGATCGCAGCACGCAAGCGGCCGATCGACGCACTGCGGATCGAGAAGCTCGTCTCCGGAATTCAACGGCAGCTGGAAACCCAGGGCGAGAATGAAGTCCATTCGCAGCGTATCGGCGAGATGGTGATGGAAGGGCTGAAGGGCCTGGATTCGGTCGCCTATATCCGCTTTGCCAGTGTCTATAAGGATTTCCGCGAAGCGCGCGATTTCGAGGAATTCGCCGGCAATGTGAGCGAAGTGGGCAAAGGGTGAGCGCCGATCCGGCCCCACCCCCCGTCATCGTCCTGGTCCGCCCGCAGCTTGGCGAGAATATCGGCAAGGCGGCACGTGCAATGCTCAATTTCGGGCTGACCGAGATGCGCCTCGTCACCCCGCGCGACGGCTGGCCCAATCCGTCGGCCGGTCCTGCCGCGAGTGGCGCCGATATCGTGCTCGAACAGGCCCAGGTGTTCGATAGCGTCGCCGACGCGGTGGCGGATTGCGCCCAGGTCTATGCGACCACGGTGCGCAAGCGCGGCGTGACCAAGCCCGTCGTCACGCCCGAACGCGCAGCCACCGATATCCATGCCGCACGGGGACGCTCGGCGATCCTGTTCGGGCCGGAGCGATCAGGCCTCGAAACCGACGACGTCGCGCTCGCCCGCACGATCATCACCGTGCCGATCAACGCCGAGTTCGGCTCGCTCAACCTCGCCCAGGCGGTGATCCTGGTGGCGTATGAATGGTCGAAGGGAACCGTGCTTGCTTCGCCCCCGGAAACCGAACTGCCCGACCCCGCGCCGCACGAAGAACTGGAAGGCATGATCCTGCAGCTCGATGCGATGCTGGAAGCGGCGCATTTCTTCTACCCGCCCGACCGCACTCCCGTGACCAAGCGGACACTGCGAACACTTTTGACCAAGCCCGGCTGGTCGAGCCAGGAGGTCAGAACCTTTCGCGGCGTGCTGAGCGCTTTGGCCGGCGCAAAGAAGGCGAAGCCGCCGCCTCAATCATAACGGCGAGTCCCGACGAGAACCGGCATTGTTGCAGGGGTGTAGATATGTCCTTTCGCGATCGGGCCATTGGCATTATGGCGCGGTCCGATTTCTGAAGTGGAGAGTTTGATGAAACTGCTTATCGCCTCGGCGCTTGTCCTTGCTTCGCCCGCCATGGCCCAGACCGCGACGAACGGCGAACCGACCGCAGCCACCGTCGGTCAGTCGGCCAAGGCGGAAAGCGAGCGCAAGATCTGCCGCAGCGACGCCCGCACCTCGACGCGCCTTTCCAGGAAGACTTGCAAGACCGCCGCACAATGGCGCGAGTCGGATGGACAGTCCGGCAACGCCGACGACATCATGCGCAGTCGCGACATACTCGGCGTTCGTCCCAACAACTGACGGGCGGCCAAGCGTTCGGTCGCGCGCATCAGCGCCGATCGAACGCCTCCATCTCATAGGCGATCGACGTCTCAACCAGCTTGTCCCACAGCAGGGCGATCGCCGGTCCGGGAAGTCCTGCCGCCTCGGCCTGCGCCCGGGCATTGGCGATCACCTGCGCCTTGCGTGGCTCGTCGCGTACCGCACTGCGCTCGGGCTTGATCCGCGCCGCGGCATCCATATAGGCGAAGCGGCGGACGAGCAGGGCGATCAGCTCGCGATCGACCTGATCGACGCCACGGCGCACCTCAAACATCGTCGTGCAGTCGGCACCGGCAAGGATGGTATCGTTCATGCGCATGCTCTTGGCGAGCATGCGCACGGCTGTCCAGCGTGAGACTCCTTAACTTGACTCTCATGCGCACCCCCGCTAACCGCCCGCCTTCGCAAAAGGCCCCGCACCCCGGTGAAGCGGTGGCCCTGACCCGATCCATGATCGGCCAGAGCGATGACCGGGTATCGATCAGCTTAGCTTCACAGCGACGCCGGTCTTGTTGTTGGCACTTGCAAGGAATACCACATGTCGAAGCGTTCAAGCGCAAAGTACAAGCTCGATCGCCGGATGGGCGAGAATATCTGGGGCCGTCCCAAGTCGCCTGTCAACAAGCGCGAATATGGCCCCGGCCAGCACGGTCAGCGCCGCAAGGGCAAGGTGTCCGATTTCGGCATCCAGCTGCGCGCCAAGCAGAAGCTCAAGGGCTATTATGGCGATGTGACCGAGAAGCAGTTCCGCGCCTGCTATCATGAAGCGGCCCGGATGAAGGGCGATACCGGCCAGAACCTGATCGGCCTGCTTGAGCAGCGTCTCGACATGATCGTCTATCGCGCCAAATTCGCGCCGACCGTGTTCGCCGCGCGCCAGCTCGTCTCGCACGGCCACATCCGCGTCAACGGCGTGAAGTGCAACATCGCATCGCGCCGCTGCTTCCCGGGCATGGAAATCACGCTCGGGTCGAAGGCGCAGGAAATGGCGCTGGTGATGGAAGCACAGGGCCTCGCCGAGCGCGACATTCCCGACTACGTCGCCCCCGACGGCAATGCCAAGGTGACCTTCACCCGCGTGCCGACGCTCGACGAAGTGCCCTATCCGGTGAAGATGGAGCCGAACCTGGTCGTCGAGTTCTACTCGCGCTGAGGCTTGGTCCAGACGAACTCAAAAAGGGCGGTCCTGCCAGGGCCGCCCTTTTTCGTTTACAACCCCAGCGACTGGCGCAGGAAGGTATCGGCCTTGTCGAGCATCGCGGTGCGTGCCGTATCGTCGTCAAGCTGATGATCCAGTCCCCGGAATTCGACCAGTTCAACCTTGCCGCCGGCATCCTTGAGTTTACCGACCATCAGTTTCGACTGGCGGATACCGACATTGGTGTCGCGATCGCCATGAAACAGCAGCACGGGCGCCTTGATGCGCGCGGCATTGCTCGCGGGCGACCCCTGGGTCACGTGCGGACCTTTGCCGATAAAGGCATCGACGAGCCTGAAATTGGTGAAATCGCGTGCCTCCGCCCGCAACGCCTCGAGATCGGTCACCGGCGCGATCGCGACGATTGCCTTGAACAATTCGGGGTCGAGTACCGCCGATTGCAGCGCGGCGTAACCACCATAGGACCAGCCGACGATCGCCAGCTTGCCTGAAGCCGCGATCCCCTGAGCGTTCAGCCAGCGCCCGGCATCGTTTACGTCCCCGATCGCGGTGCGCCACGATTGAAAGCCGTTTTTCTGGAACCAGGCATCGCCATAGCCGGTCGAGCCCCGGAAATTGGGCTGGAGCACGGCAAACCCACGCGCCGCGAAATATTGCGCCAGCCAGTCGAAACCCCATTCGTCGCGCGCGCCGGGGCCGCCATGCGGCATGACGATCGCCGGAATATTCTTCCCGTCGCTGCCCGGCGGCAAGGTGAGGTAGCCCGGGATCGGCGTGCCATCAGCAGCGGGGAATGTGATCGACTTGACTGATGCGAGCTTCACATTCTCCAGCTGCGGCCGGGCCAGCATCACGTCCTCGAGCGTCCGTTTATCCTTGTGGTAGATATAATAATGCCCGGCATCCGTATCTCCGCCGGCAAACAGCAACAGCGTGCGCTCATCGGCACTGGCATCGATGAACGTCACAAGCGGCTTTCCCGGCAGCGCCTTGCCGAGCGACTGGCGCAGCTTGTTCAGTTCCGCATCGAAGAACTCGCTCTCGCGGCGATCGGTGACGAAGGTCGCGCCGACCACCCGGTTCTGGCGGCCGATCCGGATCAGGCCGTCGACATCGACGTCCGGCCGCGCAAGGACAAGGCTACGCTTCAGCATGCCGTCCAGCGTGATGCTATACAGCGCACGCCGGCCATCCTTGCCATCGAAGCCGTACACGACGTTGAGATCTTGATCGACAGCGTAAGGATTGAAACCGCCGCTCGATCCCTCGTTCAGCTTGAGCGTGCTCAAAGGCTTCCAATTATTGTTGTCGGGCAGGCGGTAGACATAATCGATATGGTCGCTGACATATCCGGAATCGTTCCTGGGCTGCACGCCCATCAGCCGTACCGCGCCATGGCCATCGGTGATGAATTCGACTGCTTCCCGGTTCGGCTGGACGATGGTGCGGCGGGACCCCGACACCGGATCGACCTGATCGACCCCAAGCCCCTCCTTGTCCTGGCTGAGCCGGGTCCCGGTGGATTCCTCCGGCACGAAGGTTCGGGTCATGAGAACCTTGCCGCTGGCGCCATCTGCAAGCCAGTCGATCACGCCGCCGCCGTCCTGGATGATATCGAGTGACCGGGAATTGGTATCCACGGTCAATTGCCGCACACCGCTGCCGTCGCTGTTGATCGAGACCAGGCGAGTGAAATTGAGCGCCTTGGCGGACTGGCTGCCGGGGATGACGATGTGCACCCGGCAGATCAGCCTCGTGTCGCTTGCCCAATGACAATCCGTCAACCGATCGGGGTCGCCGCTCGAATTCAGGATCGCCTTGGGCATGCCGCCCTTGACCAGATCCGCGATCGACAAGATCGCCCCCG includes:
- a CDS encoding fasciclin domain-containing protein translates to MTPIFRASIIAVALVAGGAALASPKNPMVGGAAMYPTKNIVENAVNSKDHTTLVAAVKAAGLVETLSGPGPFTVFAPTNAAFAKLPAGTVETLIKPESKGTLTNILTYHVVPGKISAAMIAANAKAHNGVATYATVQGGTLSFMKSGHGWAIKDAKGGMAKITIADVNQSNGVIHVIDTVLMP
- a CDS encoding anti-sigma factor domain-containing protein, with the protein product MSEDAIPIGDDPDVAAAELALGLLEGEERAVALRRVLAEPGFAQEVERWRQHLGQLFDIWPEVTAPPGVMARLDQTLDGPAAPRLTALQRTGRLWPGIAVASSLIAAGLLLVVLIRPAPPVPTAVPPKQQPVATAPARMLVASIDPSAEGKPVTAVYDPVSGGLRLTESMLADANRSAELWVIAGDGVPHSLGLLHVSGGSTFTVTGDNRVRLVAGATLAVSLEPVGGSPSGSPTGPVVAKGVLSQV
- a CDS encoding sigma-70 family RNA polymerase sigma factor codes for the protein MPADPARARLIEVLVRTGDEDRAAFRDLYTLTSAKLFGVCLRICGERQAAEDVLHDVYLTVWKRAGAYEPSRASPITWLSTIARNRAIDWRRAQAVRHSTPIDEAPPVVDTAPLASEIVVADQEAHRLHHCLDTLEERQRGAIRTAFFDGVTYADLAEREHVPLGTMKSWVRRGLMKLRECLEQ
- a CDS encoding cyclase family protein: MTEKRVCFDFEIDFSNGGGIQGQGFRLDIAGDEIDDADLSAYIIRDLRLLMVAETRILNKRIIDESHKRGAAAAIDQPPGTLRIDLSHVIEAGMITYKGLPAPLICDHLSREASRSSYDAGTEFQIGRIEMVGNTGTYMDTPFHRYADGYDLADLSLDRIAACPGLMIDVSGAAGRAIDWMALAADDIAGKAVLIRTGWDRHWRTDQYFEGHPHLTETAAIHLRDRGAAMVGIDSFNIDDTSGGTRPVHTVLLGAGIPIIEHMTGLDRLPASGFTFSAVPPKIRAMGTFPVRAYALV
- the rpiB gene encoding ribose 5-phosphate isomerase B → MRIAIASDHAAFALKGMLAAWLRDEGHDVIDLGPDSDARVDYPDFGYKLAAAVANGDAERGVALCGSGIGISIAVNRNPAVRCALVGEPLSAALAREHNDANVIALGARLTGEDMAKACITAFLTTGFAGGRHTDRVAKLGHPQPEEHSA
- the nrdR gene encoding transcriptional regulator NrdR produces the protein MRCPFCGHEDSQVKDSRPTEDGAAIRRRRQCEGCAARFTTFERIQLRELYVLKSEDKREPFDREKLLRSVSIAARKRPIDALRIEKLVSGIQRQLETQGENEVHSQRIGEMVMEGLKGLDSVAYIRFASVYKDFREARDFEEFAGNVSEVGKG
- a CDS encoding RNA methyltransferase; the protein is MSADPAPPPVIVLVRPQLGENIGKAARAMLNFGLTEMRLVTPRDGWPNPSAGPAASGADIVLEQAQVFDSVADAVADCAQVYATTVRKRGVTKPVVTPERAATDIHAARGRSAILFGPERSGLETDDVALARTIITVPINAEFGSLNLAQAVILVAYEWSKGTVLASPPETELPDPAPHEELEGMILQLDAMLEAAHFFYPPDRTPVTKRTLRTLLTKPGWSSQEVRTFRGVLSALAGAKKAKPPPQS
- a CDS encoding chorismate mutase, translated to MNDTILAGADCTTMFEVRRGVDQVDRELIALLVRRFAYMDAAARIKPERSAVRDEPRKAQVIANARAQAEAAGLPGPAIALLWDKLVETSIAYEMEAFDRR
- the rpsD gene encoding 30S ribosomal protein S4, with amino-acid sequence MSKRSSAKYKLDRRMGENIWGRPKSPVNKREYGPGQHGQRRKGKVSDFGIQLRAKQKLKGYYGDVTEKQFRACYHEAARMKGDTGQNLIGLLEQRLDMIVYRAKFAPTVFAARQLVSHGHIRVNGVKCNIASRRCFPGMEITLGSKAQEMALVMEAQGLAERDIPDYVAPDGNAKVTFTRVPTLDEVPYPVKMEPNLVVEFYSR
- a CDS encoding alpha/beta hydrolase family protein; this encodes MSIADLVKGGMPKAILNSSGDPDRLTDCHWASDTRLICRVHIVIPGSQSAKALNFTRLVSINSDGSGVRQLTVDTNSRSLDIIQDGGGVIDWLADGASGKVLMTRTFVPEESTGTRLSQDKEGLGVDQVDPVSGSRRTIVQPNREAVEFITDGHGAVRLMGVQPRNDSGYVSDHIDYVYRLPDNNNWKPLSTLKLNEGSSGGFNPYAVDQDLNVVYGFDGKDGRRALYSITLDGMLKRSLVLARPDVDVDGLIRIGRQNRVVGATFVTDRRESEFFDAELNKLRQSLGKALPGKPLVTFIDASADERTLLLFAGGDTDAGHYYIYHKDKRTLEDVMLARPQLENVKLASVKSITFPAADGTPIPGYLTLPPGSDGKNIPAIVMPHGGPGARDEWGFDWLAQYFAARGFAVLQPNFRGSTGYGDAWFQKNGFQSWRTAIGDVNDAGRWLNAQGIAASGKLAIVGWSYGGYAALQSAVLDPELFKAIVAIAPVTDLEALRAEARDFTNFRLVDAFIGKGPHVTQGSPASNAARIKAPVLLFHGDRDTNVGIRQSKLMVGKLKDAGGKVELVEFRGLDHQLDDDTARTAMLDKADTFLRQSLGL